In Saccharomyces eubayanus strain FM1318 chromosome XIII, whole genome shotgun sequence, one DNA window encodes the following:
- the CAC2 gene encoding Cac2p, which yields MEASHLQIYWHDSQPVYTLTFQRNGSNDRLFTAGGDNKVRIWKLNREEKEEQARGVRKIXSMDFLGSLTHHEQAINVIRFNSHGDVLASAGDDGQVLLWKQEDPDAQQEAVPRPFGADPEAGDADENKEKWVVWKRLRGGSGATAAAEIYDLAWSPDNRYIVVACMDNSIRLFDVGAGTLVCGQADHGHYVQGVAWDPLNQFIVSQSADRSLHVYEIVQSAAGMVTGLKLKNKIVKAELPVPGSDVARTNYLFHNETLPSFFRRCSISPCGGLVVVPSGVHKVGDDEAANCVYVYTRSGVLNGGGGVKNRPALRIPFLKKPALMVAFSPVFYATRQQSVLRLPYKLVFAIATTNEVLVFDTDAWEPLCVVGNIHYSPITDLAWSGDGSTLLVSSTDGFCSYVSIDAQAQFGARIEPPALRAAQPGDDVAAKNPPTVSRGVVNMLPVRKADNAAGNNNDNKKRRIQPTPVDP from the coding sequence ATGGAGGCTTCACATTTGCAGATATACTGGCACGACTCGCAGCCCGTGTACACGCTGACGTTCCAGCGGAACGGCTCGAACGACAGGCTGTTCACCGCCGGTGGTGATAACAAGGTTCGGATATGGAAGCTGAACAGGGAGGAGAAGGAGGAGCAGGCCCGCGGCGTGCGCAAGATCRAGAGCATGGATTTCCTCGGGTCGCTGACGCACCACGAGCAGGCCATCAACGTGATCCGGTTCAACTCGCACGGCGACGTGCTGGCCTCTGCCGGCGACGATGGCCAGGTTCTGCTGTGGAAGCAGGAGGACCCGGATGCGCAGCAAGAGGCCGTGCCAAGGCCCTTTGGGGCGGACCCTGAGGCGGGCGACGCAGACGAGAACAAAGAGAAGTGGGTGGTATGGAAGCGGCTGCGCGGCGGGAGCGGAGCCACTGCCGCGGCAGAGATATACGACCTGGCCTGGTCACCGGACAACAGATACATCGTGGTGGCATGCATGGACAACTCGATACGGCTGTTTGACGTCGGGGCCGGGACGCTGGTGTGCGGCCAGGCGGACCACGGCCATTACGTGCAGGGCGTGGCGTGGGACCCTCTGAACCAGTTTATCGTGTCGCAGTCTGCGGACCGGTCGCTGCACGTGTACGAGATCGTGCAGTCCGCGGCGGGGATGGTGACGGGTCTgaagttgaagaacaagatcGTCAAGGCGGAGCTGCCCGTTCCGGGCAGCGACGTGGCCCGGACGAACTACCTGTTCCATAACGAGACGCTGCCTTCGTTCTTCCGGCGCTGCAGCATCTCGCCCTGTGGCGGGCTGGTGGTGGTGCCCAGTGGAGTGCACAAGGTGGGCGATGACGAGGCGGCCAATTGCGTCTACGTGTACACCAGGTCCGGGGTGTTAAACGGCGGCGGCGGCGTGAAGAACAGGCCCGCGCTGAGGATCCCGTTCTTGAAGAAGCCCGCGCTGATGGTGGCGTTCTCGCCCGTGTTCTATGCGACGCGTCAGCAGAGCGTGTTGCGACTGCCTTACAAGTTGGTGTTTGCCATCGCGACGACCAACGAGGTGCTGGTGTTCGACACGGACGCGTGGGAGCCGCTGTGCGTGGTGGGCAACATACACTACTCGCCGATCACGGACCTGGCGTGGTCCGGAGACGGCTCGACGCTGCTGGTCTCGTCCACGGACGGGTTCTGCTCGTACGTGTCGATCGACGCCCAAGCGCAGTTTGGTGCGAGGATCGAGCCGCCGGCGCTGCGTGCGGCGCAACCGGGCGACGACGTAGCCGCCAAGAACCCGCCCACCGTTTCGCGTGGGGTCGTGAACATGTTGCCCGTGAGAAAGGCAGACAACGCGGCcggcaacaacaacgataACAAAAAGAGGCGGATCCAGCCTACACCGGTAGACCCGTGA
- the CUE4 gene encoding Cue4p has translation MYGRPRQNQKRAKGCYKRWVLEYQLYARSHKHTHKHARMDGSTTVFILVLVCIFVFTVQRRNAKQAPTPTRTVKDTAPTPTVLATEESSSPEPLXEAHAAQRVNRKRPVNKDMVEIVMTMAPHVQQQKVVQDLRATGSIERTMENIFAGKLD, from the coding sequence ATGTATGGGCGACCGAGACAAAACCAGAAACGCGCAAAAGGATGCTATAAACGTTGGGTGCTGGAATACCAACTGTACGCACGTTCACACAAACACACACACAAACACGCAAGGATGGACGGATCAACTACAGTGTTCATACTGGTCTTGGTGTGCATTTTCGTGTTCACCGTGCAGCGCAGGAATGCCAAGCAGGCGCCCACGCCCACGCGCACCGTGAAGGACACCGCTCCGACTCCCACGGTCCTTGCCACCGAGGAGTCCTCCTCGCCAGAGCCTCTGCMAGAAGCGCATGCCGCCCAGCGCGTGAACAGGAAAAGACCCGTCAACAAGGACATGGTCGAGATCGTGATGACCATGGCCCCGCACGTGCAGCAACAGAAGGTCGTGCAAGACCTCAGGGCCACCGGGTCCATCGAGCGCACCATGGAGAACATCTTCGCCGGTAAACTAGACTAG
- the TSL1 gene encoding trehalose 6-phosphate synthase/phosphatase complex subunit produces the protein MALIVASLFLPYQPQFELDTSLPENSQVDPSLVNVHSKGSDQQHRALSNNHSQESLVAPAPEQGVPPAISRSATRSPISFNRASSTNTANLDDLVSSDVFLENLTANATTSHTPTSKTMLKPRNNGSVEQFFSSSSNVPSDRIASPIQFQQDSGSRIASPIQQQDPTANLLKNVNKSLLVHSLLNNTSQTSLDKPHNHIVTPKSRAGNKSASAASSLVNKAKQAPASASSSSSSAAPPSIKRISPHLAAAAAAAAAAAKQRPILAKQPSNLKYSELADISSSETSSQHNESDPEELTGVPDEEYVSDLEMDDAKQDYKVPKFGGYSNKSQLKKYSLLRSTQELFSRLPWSIVPSIKGNGAMKNAINTAVLENIIAHHHVKWVGTVGIPTDEVPENILGKISDSLRDDYDSYSVLTDDVTFKAAYKNYCKQILWPTLHYQIPDNPNSKAFEDHSWKFYKHMNQQFADAIVKIYKEGDTIWVHDYHLMLVPQMIRDVLPSAKIGFTLHVSFPSSEVFRCLAQREKILEGLTGADFVGFQTKEYARHFLQTSNRLLMADVVHDEELKYNGRVVSVKFTPVGIDAFDLQSQLKDEHVIQWRHLIRERWQNKKLIVCRDQFDRIRGIHKKLLAYEKFLADNPQYVEQLTMIQICIGNSKDVELERQIMLVVDRINSLSTNISISQPVVFLHQDLDFSQYLALSSEADLFVVSSLREGMNLTCHEYIVCSEDKNAPLLLSEFTGSASLLNDGAILINPWDTKNFASSIRKGLEMPFDERRPQWKKLMKDIINNDSTNWIKSSLQDIHFSWKFNQEGSKIFKLNTKNLSDDYQSSKKRMFVFNIAEPPTSRMISILNDMTSKGNIVYIMNSFPKAILENLYSRVQNLGLIAENGAYVSLNGVWYNIVDQIDWRNDVAKILKDKVERLPGSYYKINDSMIKFHTENAEDQDRVASVIGEAITHINTVFDHRGIHAYVYKNVVSVQQTGLSLSAAQFLFRFYNSASDPLDTSSGQITNIHSPSHPQLDSLDQEQAPPASPTVSLNHIDFACVSGSSSPVLEPLFKLVNDEASDGQVKVGHAIVYGDATSTYAKEHVNGLNELFTIFSRIIEN, from the coding sequence ATGGCTCTCATCGTGGCATCGTTGTTTTTGCCGTACCAACCGCAATTCGAACTAGACACCTCTCTACCCGAGAACTCACAGGTGGACCCGTCCCTGGTGAACGTTCACTCCAAGGGAAGCGACCAGCAGCACCGCGCGCTATCGAACAACCACTCGCAAGAGTCGTTGGTCGCGCCCGCTCCTGAGCAGGGCGTGCCCCCAGCAATCTCCAGGAGCGCCACCAGGTCGCCTATATCTTTCAATCGCGCCTCGTCCACCAACACGGCCAACCTGGACGATCTCGTTTCCTCGGACGTGTTTCTGGAGAATCTTACCGCCAACGCCACCACGTCACACACGCCCACGAGCAAGACGATGCTCAAGCCGCGCAACAACGGCTCCGTGGAGCAGTTCTTCTCGTCCTCCTCCAACGTCCCCTCGGACCGCATTGCGTCGCCCATCCAATTCCAGCAGGACTCCGGCTCGAGGATCGCGTCGCCAATCCAGCAGCAGGACCCCACAGCCAACCTGCTGAAGAACGTGAACAAGTCGCTGCTAGTGCACTCGCTGCTGAACAACACCTCGCAGACCAGCCTCGACAAGCCGCACAATCACATCGTGACTCCGAAGTCCCGGGCGGGCAACAAGTCCGCCTCCGCGGCTTCCTCTCTGGTAAACAAGGCCAAGCAGGCGCCCGCCTCggcttcctcttcttcctcctccGCTGCTCCGCCCTCTATCAAGCGGATTTCCCCGCATTTAGCCGCCGCAGCGGCCGCGGCCGCTGCCGCTGCGAAGCAACGGCCCATCCTGGCCAAGCAACCGTCCAACCTCAAGTACTCGGAGCTAGCAGACATCTCGTCCAGTGAGACGTCCTCGCAGCACAACGAGTCTGACCCGGAGGAGCTCACGGGCGTGCCCGACGAGGAGTACGTCTCGGACCTGGAAATGGATGACGCCAAGCAGGATTACAAGGTTCCGAAGTTCGGCGGCTATTCCAACAAGTCACAGCTCAAGAAGTACTCGCTTTTGAGGTCGACGCAAGAGCTGTTCAGCCGTCTGCCTTGGTCCATTGTTCCCTCCATCAAAGGGAACGGTGCCATGAAGAACGCCATCAACACAGCCGTCTTGGAGAACATCATCGCGCACCACCACGTCAAGTGGGTCGGGACCGTGGGCATCCCCACGGACGAGGTCCCGGAGAACATCCTTGGCAAAATCTCCGACTCGCTGAGGGACGATTACGACTCTTATTCCGTTCTCACGGACGACGTCACGTTCAAAGCCGCATACAAGAACTACTGTAAACAAATCTTGTGGCCCACTCTGCACTACCAGATCCCGGACAACCCGAACTCCAAGGCCTTCGAGGATCACTCCTGGAAGTTCTACAAGCACATGAACCAGCAGTTCGCGGACGCGATCGTGAAGATATACAAGGAGGGTGACACCATCTGGGTCCATGACTACCATCTGATGCTGGTCCCGCAGATGATTAGAGACGTCTTGCCCTCCGCCAAGATCGGGTTCACGCTGCACGTCTCGTTCCCCAGTAGCGAGGTGTTCAGGTGTCTGGCCCAGAGGGAGAAGATCTTGGAGGGACTCACTGGTGCGGATTTCGTTGGATTCCAGACCAAAGAATACGCGAGACACTTCTTGCAGACGTCCAACCGATTGCTGATGGCGGATGTGGTGCATGACGAAGAGTTGAAGTACAACGGCCGGGTCGTGTCCGTGAAGTTCACTCCCGTCGGCATAGACGCCTTCGACCTCCAATCGCAACTGAAGGACGAACACGTCATTCAATGGCGCCACCTGATCCGTGAAAGATGGCAGAACAAGAAACTGATTGTTTGCCGTGACCAGTTCGACAGAATCAGGGGCATCCATAAAAAACTGCTGGCGTACGAAAAATTCTTGGCGGACAACCCACAGTACGTGGAGCAGCTGACCATGATCCAGATCTGTATCGGCAACAGCAAAGACGTCGAACTGGAGCGCCAGATCATGCTCGTCGTGGACAGAATCAACTCGCTGTCCACGAACATCAGCATTTCGCAGCCTGTAGTGTTCTTGCATCAGGACCTGGACTTCTCTCAGTACCTCGCATTGAGTTCGGAAGCCGACCTGTTCGTGGTCAGCTCTCTGAGGGAAGGTATGAATTTGACCTGCCACGAATACATTGTCTGCTCCGAGGACAAGAATGCCCCGCTGTTGCTGTCTGAATTCACCGGCAGCGCCTCGCTGTTGAACGATGGCGCTATATTAATCAATCCATGGGATACAAAGAACTTTGCTTCGTCTATCCGCAAAGGTTTGGAGATGCCATTTGATGAAAGAAGACCGCAGTGGAAGAAACTAATGAAGGACATCATCAACAATGACTCCACCAACTGGATCAAGTCCTCTCTGCAAGATATCCACTTTTCGTGGAAGTTCAACCAAGAGGGTTCCAAGATCTTCAAATTGAACACGAAAAACCTGTCAGATGATTATCAGTCTTCCAAGAAACGCATGTTCGTCTTTAACATCGCTGAACCTCCGACTTCGAGAATGATTTCCATACTGAACGATATGACGTCGAAGGGCAACATCGTGTACATCATGAACTCGTTTCCAAAGGCGATTCTAGAAAACCTCTACAGTCGTGTGCAAAACCTTGGGCTGATCGCAGAAAACGGTGCCTACGTAAGTCTGAATGGTGTGTGGTACAACATCGTGGACCAAATCGACTGGCGTAACGACGTGGCCAAGATCCTGAAGGACAAAGTGGAAAGATTGCCCGGTTCATACTATAAGATCAACGACTCGATGATCAAGTTCCACACCGAGAACGCAGAGGATCAAGACCGTGTTGCCAGCGTCATTGGTGAAGCCATCACGCACATCAACACCGTTTTCGACCACAGGGGTATCCACGCTTATGTTTACAAAAACGTCGTCTCGGTACAGCAAACTGGTCTTTCCTTGTCTGCAGCacaattccttttcaggTTCTACAACTCCGCCTCGGATCCACTAGACACAAGTTCGGGCCAGATCACGAATATCCATTCGCCATCACATCCGCAATTGGACTCCCTAGATCAAGAACAAGCACCACCAGCTTCCCCCACGGTGTCGCTAAACCACATTGATTTTGCATGTGTATCCGGTTCGTCGTCTCCCGTGTTGGAACCATTGTTCAAGCTGGTCAATGACGAAGCTAGCGATGGTCAAGTGAAGGTCGGCCATGCCATTGTTTACGGCGATGCCACTTCCACTTATGCCAAGGAACACGTAAATGGGCTAAACGAACTTTTCACGATTTTTTCTAGAATCATAGAAAATTGA
- the ARG81 gene encoding Arg81p → MGIFSKHGAKKLGRAKTFTGCWTCRGRKVKCDLRRPHCQRCEKSNLPCGGYDIKLRWSKPIQFDPYGVPIPQSSSATTTNLSGSVDEPQYQRRNIDFVRYEEEYVFHEDMDDELTMLHTPPIERISEDKTWILKKFGVFKGTDKVDKQYAPRKKRNRRKVAKNLENSGSNSSSSSPSSSTPSSLTQAKQTEEKPKNRGQIGTGLPSATDAVSPTPNLVDYDWNNLNITGYEWISSELRDDALLSAVTLQGHHLGHFQPLEVSLEENPRILGEEQQMGSKEHSRGIDPGNLNAVTSPEKETSANDKLYHQNLKLLFQKNPSNSEEPDPQALIDDIFVNIEPRSLPASDLNEVALAPPNDDSRMPKSMLEVTSLSYDLPSELIDIVPRSDLTVHGLARFLLNHYFNDVADKMTVVVLEKNPWKTLYFPRALMALGDLSGLGQSSNSRNALLNALLAVSCFHLQSKYPKNSKLQKYFLSLGIELRNQASNFLRLCLNTKSSIPEKYKDVLTAILSMNSIDVVWGTMADCQHHLAICEDFVESRMKLRPNISEKAKTLHRIFSFLKLIQDSTALDRVRAKEIVILPSEEDDQYKPLDTSTAAVTADATNIDVMQEGLFREALNENDGKIHIEFIKDSATNTSAESTPQSTTPPIFTNIATETYYNKSNISKLIPKGDEKIIGTDSLYGLPNSLILLFSDCVRIVRHNEYYNLTYLPVPRKFNELSLNFEKRLLKWKSEWKFYEDTPEGKSFINPTVEAIYHHTMSFYFSLIIYYFTMARSLNCQFLQNYVAKVLDHLNAMEELVNKKKVKIVPLIWQGFMAGCACTDEDRQQEFRRWAAKLAESGMGSYWGARQVMLEVWRRRKDDEPGDNWYSIYKDWEMNLMLS, encoded by the coding sequence ATGGGGATTTTCAGCAAACATGGTGCTAAGAAGCTGGGAAGAGCAAAAACGTTCACTGGATGTTGGACGTGCAGAGGAAGAAAGGTTAAGTGTGATCTTCGGCGTCCTCACTGCCAAAGATGTGAGAAGTCCAATTTACCCTGCGGTGGGTACGATATCAAACTCCGGTGGTCAAAACCTATTCAGTTTGATCCGTACGGTGTTCCAATTCCACAAAGCTCTTCAGCGACAACGACGAACCTATCAGGTAGTGTCGATGAACCACAATACCAACGACGGAATATCGATTTTGTACGGTACGAAGAGGAGTATGTGTTTCACGAAGACATGGATGACGAGTTGACCATGTTACATACACCTCCCATAGAGAGAATAAGTGAGGACAAAACATGGATCCTGAAGAAATTCGGAGTCTTTAAAGGAACAGACAAGGTTGACAAACAGTACGCCCCAAGGAAAAAGCGCAACAGGAGGAAAGTCGCTAAAAATCTGGAAAATTCTGGTTCAAACtcctcgtcttcatcaCCATCGTCTTCGACACCATCCTCATTAACGCAAGCAAAGcaaactgaagaaaagcCAAAGAATAGAGGGCAAATCGGAACAGGCTTACCTTCTGCCACTGACGCAGTATCACCGACACCAAATCTCGTAGATTACGACTGGAATAACCTGAACATAACAGGTTACGAATGGATCTCAAGCGAGCTTAGAGATGATGCGTTACTGTCAGCGGTGACCCTCCAAGGACATCATTTAGGCCATTTTCAACCGCTCGAAGTTTCGTTAGAGGAAAATCCTAGAATTTTGGGCGAAGAACAACAGATGGGCTCCAAGGAACACAGCCGTGGGATTGATCCTGGGAACCTAAATGCAGTAACGTCGCCTGAGAAGGAAACTTCAGCAAATGATAAACTATACCACCAGAACTTAAAACTActgtttcaaaaaaatccttCCAACAGCGAAGAGCCTGATCCTCAGGCATTGATCGATGATATATTTGTAAACATAGAACCAAGATCTCTACCGGCATCTGATTTGAACGAAGTCGCCTTAGCTCCCCCCAATGACGACTCGCGCATGCCCAAATCCATGCTGGAAGTCACATCCCTTTCATATGACTTACCATCCGAATTGATAGACATTGTACCCAGATCAGATCTTACTGTGCATGGTTTGGCGAGGTTCCTTTTGAACCACTATTTCAATGACGTGGCAGATAAAATGACTGTGGTAGTGCTCGAAAAAAATCCATGGAAAACTTTATATTTTCCTAGAGCCTTGATGGCTTTGGGTGATTTATCAGGACTGGGTCAGTCCTCCAACTCGAGAAATGCGCTTTTAAATGCTCTGTTGGCTGTCTCATGTTTTCATTTACAAAGCAAGTACCCAAAGAATTCTAAATTACAAAAGTACTTCCTAAGCCTTGGTATCGAGTTGAGAAACCAAGCTTCAAACTTTTTAAGACTATGCTTAAACACAAAGTCAAGTATAcctgaaaaatataaagatGTTCTGACTGCAATCTTATCTATGAACTCTATCGATGTCGTATGGGGGACAATGGCAGATTGCCAACACCATTTAGCCATTTGCGAGGATTTTGTTGAATCGAGAATGAAATTAAGACCCAATATTTCTGAAAAGGCAAAGACCCTACATCGgattttttcgtttttaaaATTAATACAAGACAGTACTGCCTTAGATCGGGTCAGGGCCAAGGAAATTGTTATATTACcaagtgaagaagatgatcAATACAAACCATTAGACACGTCTACAGCTGCTGTGACTGCTGATGCGACGAACATTGACGTTATGCAAGAAGGTTTATTTAGAGAAGCTCTCAACGAAAACGACGGTAAAATACACATAGAGTTCATCAAGGATTCTGCTACAAACACTTCGGCTGAGTCCACCCCACAGTCTACTACGCCTCCTATTTTCACTAATATAGCTACAGAAACTTACTATAATAAATCCAACATTTCTAAGCTGATACCAAAGGGCGATGAGAAGATAATCGGTACGGATTCTCTTTATGGTTTACCAAACTCTTTGATATTGCTATTTTCAGATTGTGTACGGATAGTGAGGCATAATGAGTACTATAATTTAACGTACTTACCTGtaccaagaaaatttaatGAATTGTCACTAAATTTCGAAAAACGACTATTAAAATGGAAGTCGGAGTGGAAGTTTTATGAAGATACCCCTGAGGGGAAAAGCTTCATCAATCCAACGGTGGAAGCAATATACCACCATACAATGAGCTTTTACTTCAGtttaattatttattatttcacCATGGCAAGAAGTTTAAATTGCCAATTTCTGCAAAATTATGTGGCTAAAGTATTGGATCACCTAAACGCCATGGAAGAGTTAgtgaacaaaaagaaggtgAAGATCGTTCCCCTTATTTGGCAAGGGTTTATGGCAGGTTGCGCTTGTACCGATGAAGACAGGCAGCAAGAGTTTAGAAGATGGGCAGCAAAGTTGGCTGAAAGTGGGATGGGTTCCTATTGGGGAGCTAGACAAGTGATGCTGGAGGTTTGGAGACGACGGAAGGACGACGAACCAGGCGACAATTGGTACTCTATTTATAAAGATTGGGAAATGAACCTGATGTTATCATGA
- the TAF13 gene encoding Taf13p, whose amino-acid sequence MSRKLKRTNLFNKDVSSLLYAYGDVPQPLHSTVQCLDELVSGYLVDVCNNAFHTAQNSQRNKLRLEDFKFALRNDPVKLGRAEELIATNKLITEAKKQFNETDNQNSLKRYRAEDEEGDEIEEDEDEQLVTDDDEVADRTSSKQHSESKPAKAKKQGTKNSKKTTKK is encoded by the coding sequence ATGTCGAGGAAGCTGAAGAGAACCAACTTGTTCAACAAGGACGTGAGCTCCTTACTGTACGCTTATGGCGATGTGCCTCAACCACTGCATTCCACGGTACAGTGCTTAGATGAACTGGTATCGGGGTATTTGGTAGATGTGTGCAATAATGCATTCCATACAGCTCAAAACTCCCAGAGAAACAAACTCCGATTGGAGGATTTCAAGTTTGCTCTGCGGAACGACCCTGTTAAACTTGGAAGAGCTGAAGAACTGATAGCTACTAATAAGTTGATCACGGAAGCTAAGAAGCAGTTTAATGAGACAGACAATCAAAACTCATTGAAAAGGTACAGAGCAGAAGACGAGGAAGGTGACGAGAtagaggaagatgaagatgagcAACTGGTAACAGACGATGACGAAGTAGCCGACCGCACCAGTAGTAAGCAACACTCAGAATCAAAGCCAGCAAAGGCTAAGAAGCAAGGGACCAAGAattccaagaaaacaacaaaaaaatga
- the VPS9 gene encoding guanine nucleotide exchange factor VPS9 — protein sequence MAEDKKSEILKEFDPLNQLDPPTIAETDKDVVSKKNDNAQMTVEANADVSAQDMGDDEPFYDFQLFAKQLQSPGADPLVKYTKSFLRNFMAQRLLWTVTEEIKLINDFKVFIYNKFTLYEPFKNLDSPKIRNAKEGMEKLIMGKLYFRCFSPSLSETLQKPLDDEHMKDLNDDKKLLEKTKHYRFISPNMLDIPNTMPDAKLNKFVHLASSELGKINRFKSPRDKMVCVLNASKVIFGLLKHTKLEQNGADSFIPVLIYCILKGQVRYLVSNVNYIERFRSPEFMRGEEEYYLSSLQAAVNFVINLTESSLTIENHECFEKEYQDNLREVAREKNEEDKQRKLEVPDESQMNGTLLKPLDEVTNIVISKFSGLFSPTEERTQEEVLKPKQSGKEPNEEEVSLLIQKIEENERKDTLMTLQNMFPDMDPSLIEDVCIAKKSRIGPCVDALLSLSE from the coding sequence ATGGCGGAGGACAAGAAGAGCGAAATATTGAAGGAATTTGACCCTTTGAACCAATTGGATCCTCCAACGATAGCCGAAACGGATAAGGATGTGGtgtcaaagaagaatgatAACGCACAAATGACCGTCGAAGCAAACGCGGATGTCTCTGCGCAGGACATGGGCGATGATGAGCCATTCTATGACTTCCAGCTGTTTGCTAAGCAACTTCAATCCCCTGGGGCTGATCCTCTAGTGAAGTATACAAAATCGTTTCTAAGAAATTTTATGGCTCAAAGGCTTTTATGGACGGTCactgaagaaattaaacTCATCAACGATTTCAAGGTTTTTATTTACAACAAGTTTACGCTATATGAacctttcaaaaatcttgatAGCCCTAAAATCAGAAACGCCAAAGAAGGTATGGAAAAGCTAATTATGGGAAAGCTTTATTTCCGCTGTTTTTCGCCAAGCCTTTCTGAAACTCTGCAGAAGCCATTAGACGATGAGCACatgaaagatttgaacGACGACAAGAAATTATTGGAAAAGACTAAGCATTATAGATTTATAAGCCCCAACATGCTAGATATCCCTAACACCATGCCCGATGCCAAGTTGAATAAATTTGTGCATTTAGCAAGTTCGGAATTGGGTAAGATAAACAGATTCAAATCTCCTAGGGATAAGATGGTTTGTGTTTTAAATGCGAGTAAAGTTATATTTGGCTTACTAAAACATACTAAGTTAGAACAAAACGGTGCCGATAGCTTTATACCCGTATTAATATACTGTATTTTAAAGGGGCAAGTGCGATATCTGGTCTCCAATGTGAACTACATTGAAAGATTTAGATCGCCAGAATTTATGCGgggtgaagaagaatactATTTGAGCAGCCTTCAAGCTGCAGTAAACTTTGTTATCAATTTAACCGAATCTTCTTTAACCATTGAAAATCACGAATGTTTCGAGAAAGAATACCAAGATAATTTGAGAGAAGTAGcaagggaaaaaaatgaagaggataagcaaagaaaactggaaGTGCCAGATGAATCACAAATGAATGGCACTTTACTAAAGCCCTTGGATGAGGTGACTAATATTGtaatttccaaattcagTGGATTATTCTCACCTACCGAAGAACGAacacaagaagaagtgTTGAAACCTAAACAAAGCGGTAAAGAACCAAACGAAGAGGAAGTTTCTCTCCTAATCCAGAAGATCGAAGAGAACGAACGGAAGGACACACTAATGACTTTACAGAACATGTTTCCCGATATGGATCCAAGCCTGATAGAAGATGTTTGTATTGCGAAGAAATCTCGTATAGGACCTTGTGTTGACGCTTTACTTTCTTTATCTGAATAA